One Archangium violaceum genomic window, GCACAGCCGCTGGGCGCTGCTGAAGAATCCGTGGAACCTGACGGTGCGCCAGGGAGAGAAGCTCAGCGAGTTGAAGAAGACGAACCAGACGCTCTACCGGGCCTATCTGCTCAAGGAGAGCCTGGCACGGGGCATGGACTACGTGCAGCCCAAGCGGGCCTCGGAGCACCTGGACAAGTGGTGTCAGTGGGCCAGCCACTCCAGGCTCGCCCCCTTCGCGAAGCTGGCGAAGACAGTCCAGCGGCACAAGGACGGCATTCTCGCCTATGTCGAGACGGGGCTGAGCAACGGAGTGGTGGAGGGAATCAACAACAAGATTCGAGCCCTCATCCGTCGCGCCTATGGCTTCCGCAATCCCAAGGCATTCAGGGCGATGATACTGCTGTGCTGCGGAGGCATGGAGTTCACTCCGCCCCTGCCAGTAGCGGCGTAGCCCCTCGCAGTAGAAGCAGGCAGCTGGGGACCGAGCTCCGGAGCGCCGACAGATTCGACTGCAACCCGGCCAGCAGGGCAGCGGAGCCAGGCGCCCTGTCATGCACAGCCGCGGCTTTCTGGCACCCCAGGTCGTGCCCCTGTCTCATTCATGCCTCGAACTCTCGCGGGGACTTGCGTCCCATGGCCATCGCGCGGCTCCGCACACCCTTGAACCCCAAGTCCTCCCCGTGCGCACGGCCTCGGTTCCTCGACCCTGCCCACTCGACGTACCGAAGACCCAGATTCCGTCAGGTGCTGCGTAGCTACGTACCGGAGCCTTCTCCTGAGCTTGAAGCCCGTATCTCTGGCGAAGCATTTCTCGGGCCATCAGAGAACTACAGCCTACCGCCCGACAAGAGCTCCGTGGCCGATGAACTGTGGGGTGGCCCCATGTTGCCGGAGTGCGTGGAGCCGGTGCCCGATACCGAGGAACTCGCGCGACGGGAGACCGCCTCATGGGAAGAGTTGGTCGAGGTAGCTATCGTCTCGCGACCCGAACTCAAGCGCTGCCGCGAGGTGGCCGAGGCGCTCGTCGATATGGGGGGTGAAGGCGTCCTGCGCGCTCTCTTCCGGTTGAACGTGACGCAATTCGTCTACAACCCGTTCGAGGCGGATGGCGGACATGATGGGGCCAAGGTGGAAGCCTCGGCGGACATCAAGAACGGCGTGCTCGACTATTTTGACCAGACGGAGGTGCTCAAGCGCGCGGGCGTCCCTGATAAGGCGTGCTCATTCCTCAACCTGACAGCGCTCGGCTTCATGTGCGGGTTGCTGCGCATCGGGGCCAACCGTGGCGGCTGGCGCGATCCTCGCACCGACCCGGGGGCCAAGGTCAAAACGCCCTTCCAGAAAATTCGCGTGGATGGGCATCTTGGTCCACTTGCAGGCATCATCGAGCGCATGGGCTCGGAAGGGACTGACGGTGACGACGATTTCTTCTTCGTTACGTCCAAAAAGGGGCGAGTCGCGCATTGGGTACATTCAGTCGACAGGTCCTTTCTCCTCATGTGGGCGCGTACGCTCAAAAAAGCGAGCGAGGTTAAAGTCAGACAAAAGAGGACTCGGGAGCCAGCGGCCATCTATCCAGAGCCTGCGGGAATGTTCATCAGTGCGAGGATGGTATGTAGCCTCTCAATGCGTGAAGACGAGCAGGAGCAGGTGCGTACACTGCTCAATACATTTTCAAGCAAGCGCTTCAAGCTCGTTCGCGTAGGGCGCAGCGTGGAAGGCATCGA contains:
- a CDS encoding ISL3 family transposase, yielding MGEERTKELTHATMDLSAAFSKAVGNRAPHVRKVFDRFHVQKLANEALDTVRRQQVREQAGSQEGKALKHSRWALLKNPWNLTVRQGEKLSELKKTNQTLYRAYLLKESLARGMDYVQPKRASEHLDKWCQWASHSRLAPFAKLAKTVQRHKDGILAYVETGLSNGVVEGINNKIRALIRRAYGFRNPKAFRAMILLCCGGMEFTPPLPVAA